The Sphingobacterium bambusae genome includes a window with the following:
- a CDS encoding SusD/RagB family nutrient-binding outer membrane lipoprotein: protein MRKQIIYALVLMLTLTVSSCKNQLEDAFQNPDASTQQSLPGFFADLLNNDRVRPSYWHYRTFILLHSAVYTQSASFGPSNTMYQQSDGYLNDYWRDFYAPGVLGIYRAMEVAYNGMDETEKSSNEVFMQAARVVLYDEASKLVDNFGDIPFSEAGSLPSSSNIQLGKFDDQIELYNSFISGLAEASSFFGTAAQNAGFSKADILNSGNMAKWQRYANSLRLRLLMRISNYSESTASAAIMELLNNPATYPLVDGDNQANYSPLTSDILLRPLTTYTGSLRDALLEGANYYATDHMLNDVMLPANDPRIPVFYDKFGQTVNSVFIPNTEYKAMPIEYTTNQFETEFSKFSILDSATFFDNPSLPGIVISASEVNFLKAEAFQRWGNTASAQTAYETALKQSVTFYYYLNNLNTTGIKTEVKPTDAIINNFVNSSTVSYVGSATDKLSLIYTQKWLHFGFLQAQQGWAEYRRTGYPQLTFQTANLASSANPPVRLTYPSSEITYNNQNYQAVKDKDTRDTKIFWDVN, encoded by the coding sequence ATGAGAAAGCAAATTATATATGCATTGGTGCTGATGTTAACGTTAACTGTCAGTTCCTGCAAAAACCAGCTAGAGGATGCTTTTCAGAATCCTGATGCATCGACGCAACAGAGTTTACCTGGTTTCTTCGCCGATTTACTAAATAACGATCGCGTAAGACCGTCATATTGGCACTATCGTACCTTTATCCTATTGCATTCGGCTGTATATACGCAGTCGGCATCCTTTGGTCCTTCAAACACGATGTACCAGCAAAGTGATGGCTACCTTAACGATTATTGGAGAGATTTTTATGCTCCAGGTGTCTTGGGTATTTACCGCGCGATGGAAGTCGCTTACAATGGCATGGATGAGACAGAAAAATCTTCGAACGAAGTTTTTATGCAGGCTGCTCGTGTTGTGCTCTACGATGAAGCATCCAAGCTTGTTGATAATTTCGGCGATATTCCGTTTTCTGAGGCAGGGAGTCTTCCTAGTTCTAGTAATATACAGTTGGGGAAATTCGACGATCAGATTGAATTATATAATTCCTTTATTAGTGGATTGGCTGAAGCATCATCATTCTTTGGTACCGCTGCGCAAAATGCTGGTTTTTCAAAAGCGGATATATTAAATAGTGGAAATATGGCGAAATGGCAACGTTACGCTAATTCCCTGCGCCTGAGATTACTGATGCGCATCTCCAATTACAGCGAATCCACTGCATCTGCAGCGATAATGGAACTGCTAAACAATCCTGCAACTTATCCATTGGTGGATGGAGATAACCAAGCGAATTATTCTCCTTTGACATCGGACATCTTGTTGCGCCCGTTAACCACATACACCGGATCACTCAGAGATGCTTTGTTAGAGGGAGCTAATTACTATGCAACAGATCATATGTTGAACGATGTGATGTTGCCCGCTAATGATCCTCGTATCCCCGTATTTTATGATAAATTCGGGCAAACGGTTAATAGTGTTTTTATCCCGAATACAGAGTACAAGGCCATGCCGATCGAGTACACAACGAATCAGTTTGAAACGGAATTTTCTAAATTCTCTATCCTGGACTCAGCAACGTTCTTCGATAATCCTTCATTGCCTGGGATAGTGATCTCCGCTTCTGAGGTCAACTTTTTGAAAGCAGAAGCTTTTCAGCGATGGGGAAATACAGCGTCTGCACAGACCGCTTACGAGACCGCGTTGAAGCAATCGGTAACTTTCTATTACTATTTAAATAACTTAAATACTACTGGTATTAAGACGGAGGTTAAGCCTACTGATGCCATTATCAACAATTTTGTAAATAGCTCTACGGTGAGTTATGTAGGTAGTGCAACAGATAAATTGTCGCTGATCTATACACAAAAGTGGTTGCATTTTGGCTTCCTACAAGCGCAGCAGGGCTGGGCTGAGTACAGAAGAACTGGGTATCCTCAGCTGACTTTCCAGACTGCTAATTTAGCTAGTTCTGCAAATCCACCGGTTAGATTGACGTATCCATCCAGCGAAATAACTTACAATAACCAAAATTATCAAGCTGTTAAGGATAAAGATACCCGCGATACAAAAATATTTTGGGACGTGAATTAA
- a CDS encoding S8 family peptidase encodes MRTLTKLIRLLSAGALISIYLSGCNKELQNATNENHLKTNLPLELLSQEESYYWHGKDKIYFKPDHKLVLIEIEGDPSELADEYLPLDQTIATRIEGKDRLQIITSSENAIKLSSLQTKNNKKSSSYTAIKTTQGESTAFITNRISIKFPKNSSIIAVSDLARKYGLILIKQTIYGAYIFEIPDPDNTLQTANTIHENENVVWSNPDFITIIRKNTDTLYPLQYYLNNTGQGGGTFNIDINAPEAWAITTGCNNVRVAVIDDGIDPHDEFTGRLLSGFTAGSNNTLGIPLSHSSKGHGVNCAGIIGAAHNNGEGIKGIAPNSLLIPINIFPYAPITGNSAGAATSSDIATAIHWAWHPSFGNADVLSNSWGGGNPSTDITSEINNARTSGRSGKGSVVVFASGNGGASSVSYPSNVAGVIAVGAIDKQGNIWNYSNRGSQLSLVAPSGALNNTGDVVTTDRMGTWGYSSGNFSHVFGGTSAACPQVAGVAALILSVNPNLTEAQVKNVLQNTATDMGSSGFDNTFGYGRVNAQNALRSVSPTITGVDQFCSSANYTLTNLPSGASVSWSATGGATVSSSGNSCTLSRAGTTNMLITLTANITSACGASLKITKNIESGVLNAQNISIYTSSTSTTMSPSIPIHVVAGYSGMDRCNILEVQWEVSLNHNLSNGNVACDPDNGSSKNIFFQSRGTATIKARLRNNCGWSAWSLPSFITVN; translated from the coding sequence ATGAGAACACTAACCAAATTAATCAGGCTACTTAGCGCAGGAGCATTGATATCAATCTATTTATCAGGATGTAATAAAGAACTGCAAAATGCAACCAACGAGAACCATTTAAAAACTAACCTACCCCTCGAATTACTTTCTCAAGAAGAATCGTATTACTGGCATGGAAAAGACAAAATCTATTTTAAGCCTGATCACAAATTGGTATTAATTGAAATTGAGGGAGACCCATCTGAACTAGCAGACGAGTATCTTCCTCTTGATCAAACAATAGCGACAAGAATAGAAGGCAAAGATCGGCTACAAATTATCACCTCTAGTGAAAATGCAATCAAGTTATCAAGTCTCCAAACTAAAAACAACAAAAAATCTTCTTCCTATACGGCTATAAAAACCACACAAGGAGAAAGCACTGCTTTTATAACTAATAGAATTTCCATAAAGTTTCCAAAAAACAGCAGTATTATCGCAGTAAGTGATCTAGCAAGAAAATATGGTTTAATTCTAATAAAACAAACAATATATGGAGCATATATCTTCGAAATTCCGGATCCAGACAACACACTTCAAACAGCCAACACAATCCATGAGAATGAAAATGTTGTTTGGAGTAATCCCGATTTTATAACAATAATTAGAAAAAACACAGACACTTTGTATCCGCTACAATATTATTTAAATAACACGGGGCAAGGAGGAGGTACTTTTAATATTGACATCAATGCGCCTGAAGCATGGGCGATAACTACAGGTTGTAACAATGTCAGGGTTGCTGTAATTGACGATGGAATAGATCCACATGATGAATTTACCGGTCGTTTGTTGTCCGGATTTACCGCAGGCTCGAATAATACTTTGGGCATACCTCTCAGCCATTCATCGAAAGGACATGGGGTTAACTGTGCCGGTATTATCGGCGCTGCCCACAACAATGGAGAAGGGATTAAAGGGATAGCACCAAACTCACTACTCATTCCAATAAACATCTTTCCTTATGCACCAATAACAGGAAATTCAGCGGGCGCAGCTACATCATCCGATATTGCGACAGCTATACACTGGGCTTGGCATCCAAGCTTTGGAAACGCCGATGTTTTAAGTAATTCTTGGGGCGGGGGGAATCCTTCAACTGATATTACTTCAGAAATTAATAACGCAAGAACTTCTGGCCGTAGCGGTAAAGGTTCCGTCGTGGTATTTGCATCAGGAAACGGGGGAGCGTCTTCGGTAAGTTATCCAAGTAATGTAGCCGGCGTGATCGCTGTAGGTGCAATTGATAAGCAAGGCAATATTTGGAACTACAGCAATCGCGGCAGTCAACTAAGCTTAGTTGCACCAAGTGGCGCACTTAACAATACTGGAGATGTTGTGACCACAGATCGAATGGGGACTTGGGGATATAGTAGCGGAAACTTTTCGCATGTTTTCGGAGGAACTTCCGCAGCTTGTCCACAGGTGGCTGGCGTTGCTGCACTTATACTTTCTGTCAATCCTAATCTTACAGAAGCCCAAGTTAAGAATGTCTTACAAAACACCGCTACCGATATGGGAAGTTCGGGATTTGACAATACGTTTGGCTATGGAAGAGTAAATGCTCAAAACGCACTGCGATCAGTAAGCCCCACCATCACAGGTGTTGATCAATTCTGTAGCAGTGCCAACTATACGCTAACGAACCTTCCTTCTGGCGCAAGCGTTTCTTGGTCAGCAACGGGAGGTGCTACAGTATCATCCAGTGGCAATTCTTGCACCCTTAGTCGTGCGGGAACTACTAATATGCTTATAACGCTAACCGCAAACATTACAAGTGCTTGCGGAGCCTCGTTAAAGATCACAAAAAACATCGAATCTGGTGTTTTAAATGCACAGAATATTTCAATTTACACCTCCAGTACGAGTACAACAATGAGCCCATCAATCCCCATACACGTAGTGGCTGGATATTCAGGAATGGACAGATGCAATATCCTAGAAGTTCAATGGGAAGTTAGCCTGAATCATAACTTATCCAATGGAAATGTAGCATGTGACCCAGACAATGGTAGCAGCAAAAACATTTTCTTTCAATCTCGTGGAACCGCCACTATAAAAGCTAGACTGAGAAATAATTGTGGCTGGAGTGCATGGAGCTTACCAAGCTTTATAACTGTAAACTAA
- a CDS encoding alpha-L-fucosidase, protein MRSIYKNVLAVALSFTAGAAFSQAHNVSSGYQKPTDPKVIENLEQWQDMKFGLFMHWGTYSQWGIVESWSLCPEDEGWTQRKPEHGATYNAYVQNYENLQKTFNPTDFNPEKWADAAKAAGMKYVVFTTKHHDGFAMFDTKESDYKITSSKSPFSGNPKADVTKEIFKSFREEGFKIGAYFSKPDWHTEYYWWPYFPPKDRNVNYDPEKYPERWEKYKQFTFNQINELTSNYGKVDILWLDGGWVRPFKTIDPTVEWQRTIKVEQDIDMDRIGSMARKNQPGIIVVDRTVPGNWENYVTPEQAIPEHPLDIPWESCITMGDSFSYVPNDRYKPTKKLVETLVQIISRGGNYLLNIAPGPNGDFDQAAYDRLKELSAWMDTNGAAVFATRAVAPYHEGDYYYTKSKDGKQVNVFHLSKEEEYVAPSTYVFTVPEGFSAKQVRVLGAKGKVKWSQKGNQVTLQKPQATLNYATVIQLDSK, encoded by the coding sequence ATGCGATCGATTTATAAAAACGTTTTAGCTGTAGCCTTGTCTTTTACGGCTGGTGCGGCTTTTTCACAGGCCCATAATGTCTCATCGGGTTACCAAAAGCCTACAGATCCCAAGGTAATCGAGAACTTGGAACAATGGCAAGATATGAAGTTTGGGCTCTTTATGCACTGGGGAACCTACAGTCAATGGGGGATAGTCGAAAGCTGGAGCCTTTGCCCGGAAGACGAAGGCTGGACGCAACGTAAGCCGGAGCATGGCGCGACCTATAATGCGTATGTGCAAAACTATGAAAATCTGCAAAAGACGTTTAATCCAACAGATTTTAATCCCGAGAAGTGGGCTGATGCAGCTAAAGCGGCGGGTATGAAGTATGTGGTATTTACAACGAAGCATCATGATGGCTTTGCGATGTTCGATACCAAGGAATCCGACTACAAGATTACCTCGTCGAAATCCCCTTTTTCAGGTAATCCAAAGGCGGATGTTACCAAAGAGATTTTTAAGAGTTTCCGGGAGGAAGGTTTTAAGATAGGAGCTTATTTCTCGAAGCCTGATTGGCATACCGAGTACTACTGGTGGCCTTATTTTCCGCCGAAAGATAGGAATGTGAACTACGATCCGGAGAAATACCCAGAACGTTGGGAGAAATATAAGCAGTTTACCTTTAACCAGATCAATGAGTTGACCTCCAATTATGGCAAAGTGGATATCCTTTGGCTGGATGGCGGATGGGTTCGTCCGTTCAAAACCATCGATCCTACGGTAGAATGGCAACGAACTATCAAGGTAGAACAGGATATCGATATGGATCGCATAGGCAGCATGGCTCGTAAAAACCAACCGGGAATTATCGTGGTAGATCGAACCGTGCCCGGAAACTGGGAAAACTATGTTACGCCAGAGCAGGCGATTCCTGAACACCCGCTGGACATTCCTTGGGAGAGCTGCATCACGATGGGCGATTCATTTTCGTATGTACCTAACGACCGATACAAGCCGACTAAGAAGTTGGTGGAGACCTTGGTGCAGATCATCTCGCGTGGCGGTAACTATTTGTTGAACATTGCTCCCGGGCCTAACGGCGATTTCGATCAGGCTGCCTACGATCGATTGAAAGAGCTTTCCGCTTGGATGGATACAAATGGAGCAGCCGTGTTTGCTACACGTGCTGTTGCGCCCTACCACGAAGGCGATTATTATTACACAAAAAGTAAGGATGGCAAGCAGGTGAATGTTTTTCATCTTTCGAAAGAAGAAGAATATGTCGCGCCATCGACCTACGTGTTTACCGTGCCTGAAGGATTTTCGGCAAAGCAGGTACGTGTTTTAGGTGCTAAAGGGAAAGTAAAATGGAGCCAAAAAGGTAATCAGGTAACGCTGCAGAAACCACAGGCAACGTTGAACTATGCAACGGTCATTCAGTTGGATAGTAAATAA
- the rpsO gene encoding 30S ribosomal protein S15 yields MYLSKEYKADIFAEFAGAAANTGSAEGQVALFTKRIAHLTEHLKKNRKDFNTQRSLQMLVGKRRSLLAYLYKKDINRYRAIIKALGLRDIIK; encoded by the coding sequence ATGTATTTAAGTAAAGAGTACAAAGCTGATATCTTCGCAGAATTTGCAGGTGCAGCAGCAAACACTGGTTCTGCAGAAGGACAAGTAGCTTTATTCACTAAAAGAATCGCTCACTTAACAGAGCATTTGAAAAAAAACAGAAAAGATTTTAACACGCAACGTTCCCTACAAATGTTGGTAGGTAAGCGTCGTTCATTATTAGCTTATCTGTACAAAAAAGATATCAACCGTTACCGTGCTATTATCAAAGCATTAGGTTTACGTGATATCATCAAATAA
- a CDS encoding sialidase family protein, with protein sequence MRFIVLLLACAYNLQVLRAQESKIVVKRTEFLFETGKFFAQCHASTIEETADGQLLASWFAGSHEGSADVRIWGARYENGKWTDPQVWGDGNLTDAEQQPCWNPVLFRAPNERTLYLYYKVGPNPREWWGMVKTSSDDGRTWSAAKKLPSGILGPIKNKPIALADGSVLSPSSVEINEDRWVAHVERSEDQQRTWKAFPIAHDSKMNVIQPSIVQHADGRLQVLCRSKEGVVATAWSSDGGKSWSPLEKTDLINPNSGTDAIRVGNHFYIVYNPALPGKDWWEGRAKLRLAKSTDGMHWTDVLQLEDQEKGEFSYPTIMQDSKGLIHIVYTHDRKNIKHVVIEE encoded by the coding sequence ATGAGATTTATTGTATTATTGTTAGCTTGTGCATATAACCTTCAGGTGTTACGTGCGCAAGAATCCAAGATCGTAGTGAAGCGGACGGAGTTCCTTTTTGAGACGGGCAAATTCTTTGCACAATGCCATGCGTCGACGATCGAAGAGACGGCAGACGGTCAGCTGCTGGCCAGTTGGTTTGCCGGATCGCACGAAGGCAGTGCCGATGTGCGGATTTGGGGGGCGCGTTATGAAAATGGTAAGTGGACGGATCCGCAAGTGTGGGGCGATGGAAACCTGACCGATGCCGAACAGCAGCCCTGCTGGAATCCGGTGCTCTTTCGTGCACCGAATGAGCGTACCCTGTATTTGTATTATAAAGTGGGACCGAATCCGCGCGAGTGGTGGGGTATGGTGAAAACATCTAGCGATGACGGAAGAACGTGGTCTGCAGCGAAGAAGTTGCCATCGGGCATTTTAGGGCCTATCAAGAATAAGCCCATTGCGTTGGCTGATGGCAGCGTGCTTTCTCCCTCCAGTGTGGAAATCAATGAAGATCGATGGGTGGCGCACGTGGAACGTAGCGAAGATCAACAACGGACCTGGAAAGCTTTTCCCATAGCACACGATTCCAAGATGAATGTGATTCAACCTAGTATTGTGCAGCATGCCGATGGCCGCTTGCAGGTACTTTGCCGTAGCAAGGAAGGTGTGGTGGCAACGGCTTGGTCTAGCGATGGCGGTAAAAGCTGGTCTCCACTAGAGAAAACCGATTTAATCAATCCCAATTCCGGGACGGATGCTATCCGCGTAGGCAATCATTTCTACATTGTATACAACCCCGCCTTGCCCGGCAAGGACTGGTGGGAGGGACGTGCGAAACTACGTTTGGCCAAATCGACCGACGGTATGCACTGGACCGATGTGCTGCAGCTAGAGGATCAGGAAAAGGGCGAGTTTAGCTATCCTACCATCATGCAGGATTCGAAAGGGCTGATACATATTGTGTATACACACGATCGCAAGAACATCAAGCATGTTGTGATTGAGGAATAG
- the pnp gene encoding polyribonucleotide nucleotidyltransferase, which yields MSYNEKKVSIDLGNGLAPIELSTGKLAKQADGSVVLKQGNTMLLATVVSAREAKPGVDFLPLSVDYQEKYASTGRIPGGFLRREARLSDYEVLISRLVDRALRPLFPETYHADTQVMISLISADKDIMPDALAGLAASAALAVSDIPFNGPISEVRVAKVDGQLVINPTLSQLEQASLEYIVAGSAQDIVMVEGESKEISEAEMVEAIAFAHDAIKKQVAAQVELANLVGSNAKREFNHEPANLELRDAVFAATYDQVYAIAKSGSTKHERTEKFSEIGKAFFETLGEEIDEETTFLAKKYYHDVQYDAVRNLVLDEGIRLDGRDVRTVRPIWSEVDYLPAAHGSAVFTRGETQSLTSVTLGAKDDEQMIDGAFIHGYNKFILHYNFPAFSTGEVRPNRGPGRREVGHGNLAMRSLKQVLPEGTDNPYTIRVVSDILESNGSSSMATVCAGTLALLDAGVKLKAPVSGIAMGLITDEKSGKYSILSDILGDEDHLGDMDFKVTGTEKGIVACQMDLKINGLKWEVLTQALDQAKEARLHILNEMKKTIDAPREDYKPHAPRIISLTIDKEFIGAIIGPGGKIIQEMQRETGSTISIEEVDGKGIVQVFADNKASIDAAVSRIRAIVAKPEIGEIYEGKVKSIMPFGAFVEIMPGKDGLLHISEIDWSRLETMDGVFKEGDMVSVKLLDIDKQGKMKLSRKVLLPRPPREDKPKQDKQANDASKA from the coding sequence ATGAGTTATAACGAAAAAAAAGTATCGATCGACTTGGGCAACGGATTAGCCCCGATCGAGTTATCTACAGGTAAGTTGGCAAAGCAAGCTGACGGATCCGTGGTATTGAAGCAAGGCAACACGATGTTGTTGGCTACAGTGGTTTCTGCGCGCGAAGCGAAACCTGGTGTTGATTTCTTGCCACTATCTGTTGATTACCAAGAGAAGTATGCTTCAACGGGTCGTATCCCAGGTGGTTTCTTGCGTAGAGAAGCACGTTTGTCGGATTATGAGGTGTTAATTTCCCGTTTGGTCGATAGAGCATTACGTCCGCTATTCCCAGAAACCTATCACGCAGATACGCAAGTGATGATTTCCTTGATCTCTGCCGATAAAGATATTATGCCTGATGCCTTAGCCGGTTTGGCTGCATCGGCTGCATTGGCTGTTTCGGATATCCCTTTCAACGGGCCGATCTCCGAAGTGCGTGTTGCTAAAGTCGATGGTCAGTTGGTCATCAACCCAACATTGTCCCAATTGGAACAAGCGAGTTTGGAATACATCGTTGCGGGTTCTGCACAGGATATCGTGATGGTGGAAGGTGAATCGAAAGAAATTTCAGAAGCCGAGATGGTGGAAGCTATTGCTTTTGCACATGATGCCATCAAAAAGCAAGTAGCTGCACAGGTGGAGCTTGCTAATTTAGTAGGTTCTAACGCGAAGCGTGAATTCAATCATGAGCCAGCTAACCTAGAGCTACGTGACGCTGTATTTGCTGCTACTTACGATCAGGTATATGCGATTGCAAAATCAGGTTCAACAAAACATGAGCGTACCGAGAAGTTTTCGGAAATCGGAAAAGCTTTCTTCGAAACATTAGGTGAGGAGATCGATGAGGAAACGACTTTCTTGGCGAAAAAATATTACCATGATGTGCAGTATGATGCTGTTCGCAACTTGGTATTGGATGAAGGTATTCGTTTGGATGGTCGTGATGTGCGTACGGTACGTCCGATTTGGTCTGAAGTAGATTATTTGCCTGCGGCACATGGCTCGGCCGTATTTACGCGTGGTGAAACACAATCGTTGACTTCGGTAACCTTAGGTGCGAAAGACGATGAGCAAATGATCGATGGTGCTTTTATCCATGGTTACAATAAGTTTATTCTACATTACAATTTCCCGGCGTTCTCTACAGGTGAGGTAAGACCTAATCGTGGTCCTGGCCGTCGTGAAGTTGGTCACGGTAACTTGGCTATGCGTTCTTTGAAGCAGGTACTTCCTGAAGGAACCGATAATCCGTATACGATCCGTGTTGTTTCTGATATCTTAGAATCTAACGGTTCTTCATCTATGGCTACCGTTTGTGCAGGTACCTTGGCTTTATTGGATGCTGGTGTGAAATTGAAAGCGCCTGTTTCTGGTATCGCAATGGGCTTGATCACGGATGAGAAAAGTGGTAAATACTCCATTTTATCGGATATTTTGGGTGATGAGGATCACTTGGGTGATATGGACTTTAAGGTTACCGGTACCGAAAAAGGTATCGTTGCTTGTCAAATGGACTTAAAGATCAATGGCTTGAAATGGGAAGTATTAACCCAAGCATTGGATCAAGCGAAAGAAGCACGTTTACACATCTTGAACGAGATGAAGAAAACAATTGATGCACCTCGTGAAGATTACAAACCACATGCTCCACGCATTATCTCGTTAACAATCGATAAAGAATTTATCGGTGCGATTATCGGGCCAGGTGGTAAAATTATTCAAGAAATGCAGCGTGAAACCGGTTCGACTATCTCTATCGAGGAAGTTGATGGAAAAGGTATTGTTCAGGTGTTTGCTGATAACAAAGCATCTATTGACGCTGCTGTTTCTCGCATCCGGGCGATTGTTGCGAAACCAGAAATTGGCGAGATCTATGAAGGTAAAGTCAAATCGATCATGCCATTTGGTGCTTTTGTAGAGATTATGCCTGGTAAAGATGGTCTATTGCATATTTCCGAAATCGACTGGTCGCGTTTAGAAACGATGGACGGCGTTTTCAAAGAAGGCGATATGGTTAGCGTGAAATTATTGGATATCGATAAGCAAGGTAAAATGAAACTTTCTCGTAAAGTGTTGTTGCCTCGCCCTCCACGTGAAGATAAACCAAAACAAGACAAACAAGCAAACGACGCATCGAAAGCATAA